A window of Anas acuta chromosome 8, bAnaAcu1.1, whole genome shotgun sequence contains these coding sequences:
- the HTATIP2 gene encoding oxidoreductase HTATIP2 isoform X2, which produces MAATGGGGSGARSCFVLGASGVTGQALLRELRARGLFARVTLIGCRRLSLAEESGTAVVVVDFERLSEHAAAFRGHDVGFCCLGTTRSKAGADGFVRVDRDYVAQAAELARAGGCKHFVMLSSQGANEHSRFLYLRVKGEVEKLVQAVGFDRCTILRPAVLLCARQEFRPLEWLTQRVLGAVAWFFPTAYSVPVQTVARAMVASVLQPGGGKVEVLENKAIHQLGKAEPQLGT; this is translated from the exons ATGGCGGCCACGGGCGGCGGTGGCAGCGGGGCCAGGTCCTGCTTCGTGCTGGGGGCCTCGGGGGTCACGGGGCAGGCGCTGCTGCGGGAGCTGCGGGCACGGGGGCTCTTCGCCAGGGTGACGCTGATCGGGTGCCGCCGCCTCAGCCTGGCCGAGGAGAGCGGCACGGCCGTG gtggtGGTGGATTTTGAGAGGCTGAGCGAGCACGCCGCGGCTTTCCGGGGCCACGACGTGGGCTTCTGCTGCCTGGGCACCACCCGGAGCAAGGCAGGCGCG GATGGCTTCGTCCGTGTGGACCGGGACTACGTGGCGCAGGCGGCAGAGCTGgcacgggcagggggctgcaagcaCTTCGTCATGCTGTCCTCGCAGGGGGCCAACGAGCACAGCCGCTTCCTCTACCTGCGGGTGAAG GGAGAAGTGGAGAAGCTGGTCCAGGCTGTTGGCTTCGATCGCTGCACCATCCTCCGGCCAGC GGTGCTGCTGTGCGCACGCCAGGAGTTTCGCCCCCTGGAGTGGCTCACCCAGCGCGTTCTGGGAGCCGTGGCCTGGTTCTTCCCCACCGCCTACTCGGTGCCCGTGCAGACAGTGGCGAGGGCGATGGTGGCCAGCGTGCTGCAGCCGGGCGGGGGGaaggtggaggtgctggagAACAAGGCCATCCATCAGCTGGGAAAGGCAGAGCCGCAGCTGGGCACGTAG
- the HTATIP2 gene encoding oxidoreductase HTATIP2 isoform X1, producing the protein MAATGGGGSGARSCFVLGASGVTGQALLRELRARGLFARVTLIGCRRLSLAEESGTAVEQVVVDFERLSEHAAAFRGHDVGFCCLGTTRSKAGADGFVRVDRDYVAQAAELARAGGCKHFVMLSSQGANEHSRFLYLRVKGEVEKLVQAVGFDRCTILRPAVLLCARQEFRPLEWLTQRVLGAVAWFFPTAYSVPVQTVARAMVASVLQPGGGKVEVLENKAIHQLGKAEPQLGT; encoded by the exons ATGGCGGCCACGGGCGGCGGTGGCAGCGGGGCCAGGTCCTGCTTCGTGCTGGGGGCCTCGGGGGTCACGGGGCAGGCGCTGCTGCGGGAGCTGCGGGCACGGGGGCTCTTCGCCAGGGTGACGCTGATCGGGTGCCGCCGCCTCAGCCTGGCCGAGGAGAGCGGCACGGCCGTG gagcaggtggtGGTGGATTTTGAGAGGCTGAGCGAGCACGCCGCGGCTTTCCGGGGCCACGACGTGGGCTTCTGCTGCCTGGGCACCACCCGGAGCAAGGCAGGCGCG GATGGCTTCGTCCGTGTGGACCGGGACTACGTGGCGCAGGCGGCAGAGCTGgcacgggcagggggctgcaagcaCTTCGTCATGCTGTCCTCGCAGGGGGCCAACGAGCACAGCCGCTTCCTCTACCTGCGGGTGAAG GGAGAAGTGGAGAAGCTGGTCCAGGCTGTTGGCTTCGATCGCTGCACCATCCTCCGGCCAGC GGTGCTGCTGTGCGCACGCCAGGAGTTTCGCCCCCTGGAGTGGCTCACCCAGCGCGTTCTGGGAGCCGTGGCCTGGTTCTTCCCCACCGCCTACTCGGTGCCCGTGCAGACAGTGGCGAGGGCGATGGTGGCCAGCGTGCTGCAGCCGGGCGGGGGGaaggtggaggtgctggagAACAAGGCCATCCATCAGCTGGGAAAGGCAGAGCCGCAGCTGGGCACGTAG